One window of the Archangium primigenium genome contains the following:
- a CDS encoding FHA domain-containing protein → MLSIQELRALGASLTPGAFRRQLGPFVLVQRPPGRPASAVLEPTRVASADAIEKGMLTLLFEFEDLLVTTLPPLARAEELGVGRLPDCDVFIDDASVSKRHAVLRWSDTPARCTVRDLGSTNGTFLNAHSLATREAVLKDGDILSFGNVQFWFLMTDTLHARLRSPRR, encoded by the coding sequence GTGCTGTCCATCCAGGAACTGCGCGCGCTTGGCGCGTCACTGACCCCCGGGGCGTTTCGGCGTCAACTCGGCCCCTTCGTGCTCGTGCAGCGCCCGCCGGGTCGGCCCGCGTCCGCGGTGCTCGAGCCCACGCGCGTGGCCTCCGCGGACGCCATCGAGAAGGGCATGCTGACGCTGCTCTTCGAGTTCGAGGACCTGCTCGTCACCACGCTGCCGCCCCTGGCGCGCGCGGAGGAGCTGGGGGTGGGTCGGCTGCCCGACTGCGACGTGTTCATCGACGACGCGTCGGTGTCCAAGCGCCACGCGGTGCTGCGCTGGAGCGACACGCCCGCGCGCTGCACGGTGCGCGACCTGGGCTCCACCAACGGCACCTTCCTCAACGCCCACTCGCTGGCCACGCGTGAGGCGGTGCTCAAGGACGGGGACATCCTGAGCTTTGGCAACGTGCAGTTCTGGTTCCTGATGACGGACACGCTGCACGCGCGGCTGCGCTCGCCCCGGCGCTAG
- a CDS encoding tetratricopeptide repeat protein, producing the protein MAAGDMKSDHDSKELSEIRKEVIEARNLVIKTDNLLKNLHAEVKAIGKRHEDLQKRQWISSGVAYVLFAALCIGGAVLVGSARSSNTTAERERLEKTVAELSGQLEKQRADQTAVQTSQRSANEVYRLMTNLPGDERLKGVDELVKLDTSRLTPLERAALNDKAAALRREIGDSAFERGKAAFRRNEMKTTIEEISRFVAMNPPPEQLLDASFFLGVAYNNERKHEQAVPLLARFVEGDRKSKTRDYAMLLLSQSYQETNQLDKALSTVQEALNTYPNSEFAPAMRSRQSSVRRQRSGATEAAAAPAAPKPALVPVPVPAPAPAQ; encoded by the coding sequence ATGGCTGCTGGCGACATGAAGTCCGATCACGACTCCAAGGAACTGAGTGAGATCCGCAAGGAGGTCATCGAGGCGCGCAACCTCGTGATCAAGACGGACAATCTGCTCAAGAACCTCCACGCGGAGGTGAAGGCGATTGGCAAGCGTCACGAGGATCTCCAGAAGCGGCAGTGGATCTCCTCGGGCGTGGCGTACGTGCTCTTCGCGGCGCTGTGCATCGGTGGGGCGGTGCTCGTGGGCTCCGCGCGCAGCTCCAACACGACGGCCGAGCGCGAGCGCCTGGAGAAGACCGTGGCGGAGCTGTCCGGCCAGCTGGAGAAGCAGCGCGCGGACCAGACCGCGGTGCAGACCTCCCAGCGCTCGGCCAACGAGGTCTACCGGCTCATGACGAACCTGCCCGGGGACGAGCGGCTCAAGGGCGTGGACGAGCTCGTCAAGCTGGACACCTCGCGCCTGACGCCCCTGGAGCGCGCGGCCCTCAACGACAAGGCGGCGGCGCTGCGCCGGGAGATCGGCGACTCGGCCTTCGAGCGCGGCAAGGCGGCCTTCCGGCGCAACGAGATGAAGACGACCATCGAGGAGATCTCGCGCTTCGTGGCGATGAACCCGCCCCCCGAGCAGTTGCTGGATGCCTCCTTCTTCCTGGGCGTGGCCTACAACAACGAGCGCAAGCACGAGCAGGCGGTGCCGCTGCTGGCGCGCTTCGTCGAGGGGGACCGCAAGTCCAAGACGCGCGACTACGCCATGCTGCTGCTCTCCCAGTCGTACCAGGAGACCAACCAGCTGGACAAGGCGCTGTCCACGGTGCAGGAGGCGCTCAACACCTACCCGAACAGCGAGTTCGCCCCGGCCATGCGCAGCCGCCAGTCGTCGGTGCGCCGGCAGCGCTCCGGGGCCACCGAGGCCGCCGCGGCCCCCGCCGCCCCCAAGCCCGCGCTGGTCCCGGTGCCGGTGCCCGCGCCCGCTCCGGCCCAGTGA
- the mutL gene encoding DNA mismatch repair endonuclease MutL, with product MARIARLSDVLINKIAAGEVVERPASVVKELVENSIDAGSRTIRVSLERGGLGRITVSDDGQGMNPEDARLCLERHATSKLRELDDLFTLNTKGFRGEALPAIASVSRFTLTTAERESYVGTRILVEGGGEPLVEEAPPRVGTVIQVEDLFYNTPARRKFMRRESTELQHAEEAVIRLALAHPDVAFFVEHGGQALFTSPSAGADPRERIAAALGPGVHPHLVAVEERRLGVNVTGYIASPEYTLPNARGIYTFVNRRYIRDRGLNSAIQRAFQEFLAAGRQPVVVLFIDMDPRAVDVNVHPQKQEVRFADAKGVGDTLNAAISRALRAAPWLGPPTAEGAAEQPRQAAHYAMAVERFLTRAQDAAWGAPLPTLPGTQDAALPPRSTESLFASQDPAVALPGRAPAFGQAQPQLNEAPPPGYFGALKPLGLLGERFHVCEGPGGTLVVLDAHAALERARLVDFLKALKREEPPVPTLFGATVELTVSQARALVEGQEALARLGLEVEPFGGTTLALKAVPPALVGAEAKALLEALARALPPPGSALDAVALAEPLRVLACHAARHAEGQLSGGKLRALLGELDAADFHAPCLHGVVVVLEVPLLELERRALRPVGTRL from the coding sequence ATGGCACGTATCGCCCGGCTCAGTGACGTCCTCATCAACAAGATCGCCGCGGGCGAGGTGGTGGAGCGCCCCGCCTCGGTCGTGAAGGAGTTGGTGGAGAACTCCATCGACGCGGGCTCGCGCACCATCCGGGTGTCCCTGGAGCGGGGGGGCCTCGGGCGCATCACCGTCTCGGATGACGGACAGGGGATGAACCCCGAGGACGCGCGGCTGTGCCTGGAGCGCCACGCCACGAGCAAGCTGCGCGAGCTGGACGACCTCTTCACCTTGAATACCAAGGGCTTCCGGGGCGAGGCGCTGCCGGCCATCGCCTCCGTGTCGCGCTTCACGCTCACCACGGCCGAGCGCGAGTCCTACGTGGGCACGCGCATCCTGGTGGAGGGGGGCGGCGAGCCGCTGGTGGAGGAGGCGCCGCCGCGGGTGGGCACGGTCATCCAGGTGGAGGACCTGTTCTACAACACCCCGGCGCGGCGCAAGTTCATGCGGCGCGAGTCCACGGAGCTGCAGCACGCCGAGGAGGCCGTCATCCGGCTGGCGCTCGCGCACCCGGACGTGGCGTTCTTCGTGGAGCACGGGGGCCAGGCGCTCTTCACCAGCCCCTCGGCGGGGGCGGACCCGCGCGAGCGCATCGCCGCGGCGCTGGGGCCCGGGGTGCACCCGCACCTGGTGGCGGTGGAGGAGCGGCGCCTGGGGGTGAACGTCACGGGCTACATCGCCTCGCCCGAGTACACGCTGCCCAACGCCCGGGGCATCTACACCTTCGTCAACCGCCGCTACATCCGCGACCGGGGGCTCAACAGCGCCATCCAGCGCGCCTTCCAGGAGTTCCTCGCCGCGGGGCGCCAGCCGGTGGTGGTGCTGTTCATCGACATGGACCCCCGGGCGGTGGACGTGAACGTGCATCCGCAGAAGCAGGAGGTGCGCTTCGCGGACGCCAAGGGGGTGGGGGACACGCTCAACGCGGCCATCTCCCGGGCGCTCCGGGCGGCGCCCTGGCTCGGGCCGCCGACGGCGGAGGGCGCGGCGGAGCAGCCCCGGCAGGCCGCGCACTACGCCATGGCGGTGGAGCGCTTCCTCACCCGGGCCCAGGACGCCGCCTGGGGCGCGCCGCTGCCCACGCTGCCCGGCACCCAGGACGCCGCGCTCCCGCCGCGCTCGACCGAGTCGCTCTTCGCCTCCCAGGATCCGGCGGTGGCCCTGCCCGGACGCGCGCCCGCCTTCGGCCAGGCCCAGCCCCAGCTCAACGAGGCCCCGCCCCCGGGCTACTTCGGCGCGCTCAAGCCCCTGGGGCTGCTCGGCGAGCGCTTCCACGTGTGCGAGGGCCCCGGCGGCACGCTGGTGGTGCTGGACGCGCACGCGGCGCTGGAGCGGGCGCGGCTCGTGGACTTCCTCAAGGCGCTCAAGCGCGAGGAGCCCCCCGTGCCCACGCTGTTTGGCGCCACCGTGGAGCTGACGGTGTCCCAGGCCCGCGCGCTGGTGGAGGGGCAGGAGGCGCTCGCCCGGCTCGGGCTGGAGGTGGAGCCCTTTGGGGGCACCACGCTCGCGCTCAAGGCCGTGCCCCCGGCCCTGGTGGGCGCGGAGGCCAAGGCGCTGCTCGAGGCCCTGGCGCGCGCGCTGCCGCCGCCGGGCTCGGCGCTGGATGCCGTGGCGCTCGCCGAGCCCCTGCGGGTGCTGGCCTGTCATGCCGCGCGCCACGCCGAGGGACAGCTGTCCGGGGGCAAGCTCCGGGCGCTCCTGGGGGAGCTGGACGCGGCGGACTTCCACGCGCCGTGCCTGCATGGGGTGGTGGTGGTGCTGGAGGTGCCGCTCCTGGAGCTGGAGCGGCGCGCGCTCCGGCCCGTGGGGACGCGGCTCTGA
- a CDS encoding NAD-dependent epimerase/dehydratase family protein, translating into MEATQASKGGLRVAVTGAAGELGQLLLPLLEQDADVESILVLDVAKPAGDKVEFHRVDLTRHDAEGELSEALAEHPVDVFYHLAFLHGPVRDGSLAHELEVIGTMHVLSAVGRARVPRLIVPSLTALYGARGEHPALLSEETPLAGCPGSRYISDKVEVERQVRAFRERHPETRVIVLRFAPLFGPRMDNPATRLLAFGVVPTLFGYDPLWQALHEEDAARALIQALSANAEGEFNIVGRGVLPLSALIRQAGGQPLPLPGPLLRAALQTMITLGGPGFPVALLDYMHYGWVANGERAEEELGFIPMFHARDAVAAMRRS; encoded by the coding sequence ATGGAAGCCACTCAAGCGAGCAAGGGCGGCCTGCGCGTCGCGGTGACGGGGGCGGCCGGCGAGCTGGGCCAGCTGCTGCTGCCGCTGCTGGAGCAGGACGCGGACGTGGAGAGCATCCTGGTGCTGGACGTGGCCAAGCCCGCCGGCGACAAGGTGGAGTTCCACCGCGTGGACCTCACGCGCCACGACGCCGAGGGCGAGCTGAGCGAGGCGCTCGCCGAGCACCCCGTGGACGTCTTCTACCACCTGGCCTTCCTCCACGGCCCCGTGCGCGACGGCTCGCTCGCCCACGAGCTGGAGGTCATCGGCACCATGCACGTGCTGAGCGCTGTCGGCCGCGCCCGGGTGCCCCGCCTCATCGTGCCCTCGCTCACCGCGCTCTATGGCGCGCGCGGCGAGCACCCCGCCCTGCTCTCCGAGGAGACGCCGCTCGCGGGCTGCCCCGGCAGCCGCTACATCTCCGACAAGGTCGAGGTGGAGCGGCAGGTGCGCGCCTTTCGCGAGCGCCACCCGGAGACGCGCGTCATCGTCCTGCGCTTCGCGCCCCTGTTCGGCCCGCGCATGGACAACCCCGCCACGCGCCTGCTGGCCTTTGGCGTGGTGCCCACCCTGTTCGGCTACGATCCGCTCTGGCAGGCCCTGCACGAGGAGGACGCCGCGCGCGCCCTCATCCAGGCCCTGAGCGCCAACGCCGAGGGCGAGTTCAACATCGTCGGCCGGGGCGTGCTGCCCCTCTCCGCGCTCATCCGCCAGGCCGGCGGCCAGCCCCTGCCCCTGCCGGGCCCCCTGCTCCGGGCCGCGCTCCAGACGATGATCACCTTGGGAGGGCCGGGCTTCCCCGTGGCCCTGCTCGACTACATGCACTACGGCTGGGTGGCCAACGGCGAGCGCGCGGAAGAAGAGCTCGGCTTCATTCCCATGTTCCACGCCCGGGATGCCGTGGCGGCGATGCGGAGGAGTTGA
- a CDS encoding 1-acyl-sn-glycerol-3-phosphate acyltransferase: MAKGVLGNDPFQRGAAARSPESATDKASGKAPVKKKDAGKKAAPPPARSEPPAKKTPPKAAAPKPEPKARAAPPKPEPKTKAAAKSAKPPPRDRKSTPPPPAAVLAASAEMGIPAPAAEPVVTPVPAPQAGEAPAPVVESPAAEAVAVAEAVAEQASLLEEATQAGVADEALRELEETLGEPIAVPGSVDVPGFEAPPEPTPTHSASDIFFTSDSPGAEPARVGDQMSGLLSLARDVAFQTFTSERLSRTVGSARGLVGATLTSLGLGTGSTAVDEYGKDATLANVLRPVLDFLYERYWRVSVQGASHVPAGPVLLVANHSGALPFDGPMLQQALSRERPDLQEARWLAEDQVFHAPMMGTLMNRLGAVRACPENALRLLDELRPVIVFPEGSQGMGKPFAQRYQLKRFGRGGFVKLALRTGAPIVPVAIVGAEETTPLLGRIPAGFLGLPYLPVTSPPLPVRWMLRFGEPIGMGELPPEAAEDMSQVQRLTERTRESIQGMLQALLKERRSVFAG, encoded by the coding sequence ATGGCCAAGGGTGTGCTCGGAAATGATCCCTTCCAGCGAGGCGCCGCCGCCCGCTCCCCGGAGTCCGCGACCGACAAGGCCTCGGGGAAAGCCCCGGTGAAGAAGAAGGACGCCGGCAAGAAGGCCGCCCCACCCCCGGCCCGGTCCGAGCCCCCCGCGAAGAAGACGCCCCCGAAGGCCGCCGCTCCGAAGCCCGAGCCGAAGGCCAGGGCCGCGCCCCCGAAGCCCGAGCCGAAGACCAAGGCCGCCGCGAAGTCCGCGAAGCCCCCCCCGCGCGACCGGAAGTCCACGCCGCCGCCGCCCGCCGCGGTGCTCGCCGCGAGCGCCGAGATGGGCATTCCCGCCCCGGCCGCCGAGCCCGTCGTCACGCCCGTCCCGGCGCCCCAGGCGGGAGAAGCCCCCGCCCCCGTCGTCGAGTCCCCCGCCGCCGAGGCCGTGGCGGTCGCCGAGGCCGTGGCGGAACAGGCCTCCCTGCTGGAAGAGGCCACCCAGGCCGGCGTGGCGGACGAGGCCCTGCGGGAGCTCGAGGAGACGTTGGGCGAGCCCATCGCCGTCCCGGGGAGCGTGGACGTGCCGGGCTTCGAGGCGCCGCCCGAGCCCACGCCCACGCACAGCGCCTCGGACATCTTCTTCACCTCGGACTCGCCCGGGGCCGAGCCCGCGCGCGTGGGGGACCAGATGTCGGGCCTCCTGTCGCTCGCGCGGGACGTGGCGTTCCAGACCTTCACGAGCGAGCGGCTGAGCCGCACGGTGGGCTCGGCGCGAGGCTTGGTGGGCGCGACGCTCACGAGCCTGGGCCTGGGCACGGGCAGCACCGCCGTGGACGAGTACGGCAAGGACGCCACGCTGGCCAACGTGCTGCGGCCGGTGCTGGACTTCCTCTACGAGCGCTACTGGCGGGTGTCGGTCCAGGGCGCGAGCCACGTGCCCGCGGGCCCGGTGCTGCTGGTGGCCAACCACTCGGGGGCGCTGCCCTTCGACGGGCCCATGCTCCAGCAGGCGCTCTCGCGCGAGCGGCCGGACCTCCAGGAGGCGCGCTGGCTCGCCGAGGACCAGGTGTTCCACGCGCCCATGATGGGCACGCTGATGAACCGGCTGGGCGCGGTGCGGGCCTGCCCGGAGAACGCGCTGCGGCTGCTCGACGAATTGCGCCCGGTCATCGTCTTCCCCGAGGGCAGCCAGGGCATGGGCAAGCCCTTCGCCCAGCGCTACCAGCTCAAGCGCTTTGGCCGAGGCGGCTTCGTGAAGCTCGCCCTGCGCACGGGGGCGCCCATCGTGCCGGTGGCCATCGTCGGCGCCGAGGAGACGACACCGCTACTGGGCCGCATCCCGGCGGGCTTCCTGGGCCTGCCCTACCTGCCGGTGACGTCGCCGCCCCTGCCCGTGCGCTGGATGCTGCGCTTCGGCGAGCCCATCGGCATGGGCGAGTTGCCCCCCGAGGCCGCCGAAGACATGTCCCAGGTGCAGCGGCTCACCGAGCGCACCCGCGAGTCCATCCAGGGCATGCTCCAGGCCCTGCTCAAGGAGCGCCGCTCCGTCTTCGCGGGGTAA